In Hippoglossus stenolepis isolate QCI-W04-F060 chromosome 5, HSTE1.2, whole genome shotgun sequence, one genomic interval encodes:
- the c2cd4a gene encoding C2 calcium-dependent domain-containing protein 4A, with the protein MWVVEKIRVSVERSNLPVPSAELNFKIGDIMFGDRADKTKRIFLCPNVITPDNIPEFFIPPTIPSLQETRGTEHSRAARVIKVSPCERPNPEIEVTHYEHLNPHIIQVESVDDGPYDDCSDEETTNADPHSQAALSLPHLAKAQTCYGFCTLLESPHTRRKESLFHSDPGSSPLLLPRSRSSVCSKVSHSTLPSSSHSSLGLNTLSSRLSPKCYSLNWQTAMDSDTTSSTESSPFSSPLLTRCPGKSSLFKTLSHELLLARNMRKAMVSRNNSLSTDEGSSTDNSPNVMRRASEGLAEGLPGNYSLAPPTIFPMDLTLHRERVMKEQMVPIGKDGSLRLSAEYCPDNQRLRVRLISAEGLYPLSVDPKIINCSVSLCLVPGKVQKQRSTVIRKSRNPIFNEDFFFDGIAEENLSQRSLRFKVVNKMSTLKRDYLLGDCDLPLSQIV; encoded by the coding sequence ATGTGGGTGGTGGAGAAGATCCGCGTGTCAGTGGAGAGATCTAACCTGCCCGTCCCATCAGCCGAGCTCAACTTTAAAATTGGTGACATCATGTTTGGAGACAGAGCGGACAAGACCAAAAGGATTTTCCTCTGTCCTAATGTCATCACTCCTGACAACATCCCAGAGTTCTTCATCCCCCCAACAATCCCATCCTTGCAGGAGACGAGGGGCACGGAGCACAGCCGAGCTGCCCGCGTTATCAAGGTGTCTCCCTGTGAGAGGCCCAACCCTGAAATAGAGGTGACGCACTACGAGCATCTCAACCCGCACATTATCCAGGTGGAGAGCGTGGATGATGGCCCCTATGATGACTGCAGTGATGAGGAGACCACCAACGCAGACCCCCACAGTCAGGCTGCCTTGTCCCTCCCGCACCTTGCCAAAGCCCAGACCTGCTATGGCTTTTGCACTTTACTGGAGAGCCCCCACACCAGAAGGAAGGAGTCGCTCTTCCACTCTGACCCTGGCTCCTCTCCCCTGCTGCTGCCCAGGAGTCGATCCAGCGTGTGCTCCAAAGTCTCCCACTCTACcttgccctcctcctctcattcctctcttgGCCTGAACACCCTGAGCTCCAGGCTTTCCCCAAAATGCTACTCCCTGAACTGGCAGACCGCTATGGACAGCGATACCACTTCTTCCACTGAGTCCTCTCCTTTCAGCTCGCCACTGCTGACCAGGTGCCCCGGCAAGTCTTCCCTCTTCAAAACACTGAGTCATGAACTACTCCTGGCGAGGAACATGAGGAAGGCAATGGTGTCCAGGAACAATTCCCTGTCTACAGATGAAGGCAGCTCCACAGACAACAGCCCCAATGTCATGAGGAGAGCGTCAGAGGGATTAGCTGAAGGCCTGCCTGGCAACTACAGCCTGGCGCCGCCGACCATCTTCCCCATGGATTTGActcttcacagagagagggtAATGAAGGAACAAATGGTGCCCATAGGGAAAGACGGCAGCCTGAGACTCTCAGCAGAGTACTGTCCAGATAACCAAAGACTGCGCGTTCGACTGATCAGCGCTGAGGGGCTCTACCCGCTCTCTGTAGATCCTAAGATTATCAACTGCAGCGTCAGCCTCTGTCTGGTTCCTGGAAAAGTCCAGAAGCAACGCAGCACAGTCATCAGAAAGAGCCGTAATCCAATCTTCAACGAGGATTTCTTCTTTGATGGTATCGCAGAGGAGAACCTCAGCCAGCGGTCCCTTCGCTTTAAAGTGGTGAACAAAATGTCAACCCTGAAAAGAGACTATCTTCTCGGTGATTGTGATTTGCCTCTTTCTCAAATTGTGTGA